Proteins from one Chitinophaga oryzae genomic window:
- a CDS encoding non-ribosomal peptide synthetase codes for MKNVDPLQFTDPKYVSFFQYWRAAEDAPTNFTFRLQFTRQPLVKTSTRVFRLPGSAAIPLLRLVPGEKSALFTAFIAAVAWLLDRYCGQKDIILHTPLLQTSRPAIVYEPFVPIRIRIDPSADLQTHLEHCRTAVKTAYRHQNFPLSLVSRRQQDYLSSNILLCMEGLHQPQQATQHDLIYHIENTGQDIVLRVTWQEAYFPSWFIDNMLSHLMNTFGGLENITTRLSDVRILGEHERQQLRRFSSSRNDTLPAATIHGFFEEKAEQFPDHVALVHHAAMYTYRALNEKVNQLSHRLRMVHNITQGSMIGICMQRSAWQVIAMLAILKAGAVYVPFDIHLPDARAQFMLADANIRLMITDATTQARFDPAVPTIGIEQNILPASGNFPVSNPSPVATPQDLAYVIYTSGTTGQPKGVPIKHAGVVNMATDQVLRFGIRNTDRVAAFANVTFDAAVSEVLMALYAGAGIVVTDEALIKDTTRLLDEWRLQRVSVVTLPPAYLRILPPDALRFLRVLITAGEPANPETARYCSGFLEYYNAYGPTENTVCTSIYKATPDGPCPRRLPVGTPIANTQVYILDERYQPTPVGITGRLYIAGMGLSPGYLNRPDLNREKFIRLPEHTDTLLYDSGDLARWLPDGNLDFTGRADDLIKVDGIRIEPEEISNLLLQHPQVKLCEVLAVGTTAEKRLVAFVQPTPGTPAVTEQMFADFLYERLPAYMCPSRIILTSHIPVNSNGKTDKQALTALLDHQTSYAAPVNEAEAHMQGIWQQALNLPRISRDGHFFQLGATSINVISLHTLLKQEHPGFDIRMIFRFPVLSEFTAAFLEDKKRYT; via the coding sequence ATGAAAAATGTAGATCCATTGCAGTTCACAGATCCTAAGTATGTATCTTTCTTTCAGTACTGGCGGGCGGCGGAAGACGCCCCCACTAATTTCACCTTCCGGCTGCAGTTTACCCGTCAACCACTTGTAAAAACTTCCACCCGCGTGTTCCGCCTGCCTGGCAGCGCTGCTATACCGCTGTTACGCCTGGTCCCGGGAGAAAAAAGTGCGTTGTTCACAGCATTCATCGCAGCCGTAGCATGGTTGCTGGACCGCTATTGCGGCCAGAAAGATATTATTTTACATACGCCGCTGCTGCAAACATCCAGGCCTGCGATTGTATACGAACCATTTGTTCCCATCAGGATCCGCATTGATCCTTCCGCTGATCTGCAAACACATCTCGAGCATTGCCGGACAGCTGTCAAAACAGCGTACCGGCATCAGAATTTTCCTTTATCGCTCGTTAGCCGGCGCCAGCAGGATTACCTCAGCAGCAACATCCTGCTCTGTATGGAAGGTCTTCATCAGCCACAGCAAGCAACGCAGCATGATCTGATTTACCATATTGAAAATACAGGTCAGGACATTGTCCTCCGTGTCACCTGGCAGGAAGCCTATTTTCCATCCTGGTTTATCGACAACATGCTGAGCCACCTGATGAATACTTTTGGCGGCCTGGAGAACATCACTACCCGCCTGTCTGACGTGCGGATACTCGGCGAGCATGAGCGGCAGCAGTTAAGGCGCTTCAGCTCTTCCCGGAACGACACGTTGCCGGCAGCAACCATCCACGGATTTTTTGAAGAAAAAGCGGAACAGTTTCCAGACCATGTGGCATTGGTCCACCATGCTGCCATGTACACCTATCGGGCACTGAACGAAAAAGTCAACCAGCTGTCGCACCGGCTGCGTATGGTTCATAACATCACGCAGGGATCGATGATCGGCATTTGTATGCAGCGGTCGGCCTGGCAGGTGATTGCCATGTTGGCCATCCTCAAAGCGGGTGCGGTGTATGTACCTTTCGATATTCATCTCCCTGATGCCAGAGCGCAGTTTATGCTTGCCGACGCCAATATCCGGCTGATGATCACAGATGCCACCACGCAGGCCCGGTTTGATCCGGCAGTGCCCACTATTGGTATTGAACAGAATATCCTGCCGGCATCCGGCAATTTCCCCGTAAGTAATCCTTCACCGGTAGCAACACCTCAGGACCTGGCCTATGTCATCTACACTTCCGGCACCACCGGCCAGCCTAAAGGCGTTCCCATCAAACATGCCGGCGTAGTGAATATGGCGACAGACCAGGTGCTGCGCTTTGGCATCCGGAACACCGACCGGGTGGCAGCCTTTGCGAATGTGACCTTTGACGCGGCTGTTTCGGAGGTACTGATGGCTTTATATGCGGGCGCCGGCATCGTAGTGACAGACGAGGCGTTGATTAAAGACACCACCCGGCTGCTGGACGAATGGCGTCTGCAACGGGTGAGCGTCGTCACTCTTCCGCCTGCCTACCTGCGCATCCTGCCACCGGATGCCCTGCGTTTCCTGCGGGTGCTGATCACGGCAGGCGAACCTGCCAATCCTGAAACGGCCAGGTATTGCAGCGGTTTCCTGGAATACTATAACGCTTACGGGCCTACGGAAAACACCGTCTGCACCAGCATCTACAAGGCCACGCCTGACGGTCCCTGCCCCCGGCGGCTACCCGTTGGCACCCCCATCGCCAATACACAGGTATACATTCTGGATGAACGGTACCAGCCAACACCCGTCGGCATCACCGGCAGGCTGTACATTGCCGGTATGGGCCTGTCACCCGGGTACCTCAACCGGCCCGATCTTAACCGCGAAAAATTTATACGGCTGCCGGAACATACGGATACGCTGCTGTACGACAGTGGCGATCTGGCAAGATGGCTTCCCGACGGAAACCTCGACTTTACCGGCAGAGCCGATGACCTGATCAAGGTAGATGGCATCCGGATAGAGCCCGAAGAAATCAGTAACCTGCTGCTGCAGCATCCGCAGGTGAAGTTGTGCGAGGTATTGGCTGTCGGAACAACAGCGGAAAAGCGGCTGGTGGCATTTGTACAGCCAACACCGGGTACGCCTGCTGTAACGGAACAAATGTTTGCTGATTTTCTATATGAGCGCCTGCCGGCATACATGTGCCCCTCCCGCATTATCCTTACGTCCCATATTCCGGTCAACAGCAACGGAAAAACCGACAAACAGGCGTTGACTGCGTTACTGGATCATCAGACAAGCTACGCTGCTCCGGTCAACGAAGCGGAAGCCCATATGCAGGGCATCTGGCAGCAGGCACTTAATCTGCCCCGTATCAGCAGGGATGGACATTTCTTCCAGCTGGGCGCAACGTCCATCAATGTAATATCGCTGCACACCCTGCTTAAACAGGAGCATCCCGGCTTTGACATCCGGATGATATTCCGTTTTCCTGTACTCAGTGAGTTTACTGCCGCATTTCTGGAAGACAAAAAACGATATACATGA
- a CDS encoding ATP-binding cassette domain-containing protein, with amino-acid sequence MYPLKITGARQHNLKNLTLEIPKNTITVFTGVSGSGKSSLVFRTIGAEAQRQMSEMQHSFVRSRMEHLGVPDVDSIEHLNVPVIINQKRLGGNVRSTVGTATDIYTSLRLLFSRIGKPFVGYANTFSFNHPQGMCPVCSGIGQTRQIDIGQLIDKSKSLNEGAILFPTFQPGGFRWLRYTESGYFDNDKKLADYTKDEWEMLLHAEEHVPPHPSPQWGKTVRYTGIIPRLERDILKKDTKELRLREKEISRIVREQPCPSCHGKRLNEKILSCKINGLDIADCAAMPADELLAFIRPVKAAGYDTIVAELVKKLQHMITIGLGYLTLDRVTPTLSGGESQRIKMVRHLDSSLENLLYIFDEPSIGLHPADLDNLSRIIQKIRDKGNTVLLVEHDPDLIRIADHVIDMGPGSGTHGGEIVYQGTFKGLRKSTGKTGRYFARQQTYNQHPRTFTDTLTIRHAKLHNLKDITVEIPRGVLTVVTGVAGSGKSTLISDVLPLQHPEITLIDQSGIAGHSKSNLLTYLGISDIIRNLFAHANDVSNKLFSRNSEGACPNCKGLGIEKIDLAFMDDVEIPCEVCGGSGFRPEVLAYRYHQKSIADVMDLTVEEAAVFFPEQPQLRRHFAMLHDLGMGYLTLGQRLDTFSGGELQRLKLATQLKEQHSIVVLDEPSTGLHPADTERLLALFNKLVNAGHTLIVIEHNLDIIACADWIIDMGPGAGKDGGQLTFEGTVSDLLQQAHTPTADYLRKYLERGNKKTSQ; translated from the coding sequence ATGTATCCGCTAAAAATCACCGGCGCCCGCCAGCACAATCTGAAGAACCTGACACTGGAGATCCCTAAAAACACCATCACCGTTTTTACAGGTGTGTCCGGATCGGGCAAATCGTCGCTCGTATTCCGGACCATCGGGGCGGAAGCGCAGCGGCAGATGAGCGAGATGCAGCACAGCTTTGTGCGCAGCAGGATGGAGCACCTGGGCGTGCCGGACGTGGACAGCATCGAACACCTGAATGTGCCGGTGATCATCAACCAGAAGCGGCTGGGCGGTAATGTCCGCTCCACCGTAGGGACCGCCACGGATATTTATACGTCGCTGCGGCTGTTGTTTTCCCGCATAGGCAAGCCTTTCGTAGGGTATGCCAATACATTTTCGTTCAACCATCCGCAAGGCATGTGCCCGGTCTGTAGCGGCATCGGGCAAACGCGGCAGATAGACATCGGTCAGTTAATAGATAAAAGCAAATCGCTGAATGAAGGAGCTATCCTCTTCCCGACCTTTCAGCCGGGCGGCTTCCGCTGGCTGCGTTACACGGAATCGGGGTATTTCGACAACGATAAAAAACTCGCCGACTATACGAAAGACGAATGGGAGATGCTGCTCCATGCGGAAGAGCATGTTCCGCCGCACCCATCTCCCCAATGGGGCAAAACCGTGCGTTACACCGGTATTATTCCCCGGCTGGAAAGGGATATCCTGAAAAAAGACACCAAAGAACTGCGGCTGCGGGAAAAAGAGATCAGCAGGATCGTCCGGGAACAGCCCTGCCCCTCCTGCCATGGTAAAAGGCTCAATGAAAAGATACTTTCCTGCAAGATAAACGGCCTGGATATCGCCGACTGCGCCGCCATGCCGGCAGACGAGCTGCTGGCCTTTATCCGTCCCGTGAAAGCCGCCGGGTACGACACCATTGTCGCCGAACTGGTAAAAAAGCTGCAACATATGATCACCATCGGGCTGGGTTATCTCACACTGGACCGGGTAACGCCCACGCTCTCCGGCGGCGAATCGCAACGGATTAAAATGGTGCGGCATCTTGACAGCAGCCTGGAGAACCTGCTTTACATTTTCGACGAGCCCAGCATAGGATTACACCCCGCCGACCTGGACAACCTCTCCCGCATCATTCAGAAGATCCGCGATAAAGGCAACACGGTGTTACTGGTGGAACATGACCCTGACCTGATCCGCATTGCCGATCATGTGATCGACATGGGGCCGGGTTCAGGCACTCATGGCGGCGAAATCGTTTACCAGGGCACTTTTAAGGGCCTGCGCAAAAGCACCGGCAAAACAGGCCGTTACTTCGCCCGGCAGCAAACCTACAATCAGCATCCACGCACATTTACCGACACGCTGACCATCCGTCATGCAAAGCTGCATAACCTGAAAGACATCACGGTAGAAATTCCCCGTGGCGTGCTGACCGTCGTTACCGGCGTGGCCGGCTCCGGCAAAAGCACGCTGATCAGCGACGTGCTGCCGTTGCAACACCCGGAGATCACGCTGATAGACCAGTCCGGCATCGCCGGACATTCCAAATCCAACCTGCTGACCTACCTCGGTATTTCCGATATTATCCGCAACCTCTTCGCTCATGCCAATGACGTCAGCAATAAGCTCTTCAGCCGCAACAGCGAGGGCGCCTGCCCCAACTGCAAAGGCCTCGGCATCGAAAAAATTGACCTGGCGTTTATGGACGATGTGGAGATACCCTGCGAAGTATGTGGCGGCAGCGGCTTCCGACCCGAAGTGCTGGCATATCGCTATCATCAGAAATCCATCGCTGACGTGATGGACCTCACCGTGGAGGAAGCGGCCGTATTTTTCCCGGAGCAACCACAGCTCCGCCGCCATTTCGCGATGCTGCACGACCTGGGCATGGGTTACCTCACGCTGGGCCAACGGCTGGACACCTTCTCCGGCGGAGAACTGCAGCGACTGAAACTCGCCACGCAACTGAAAGAACAACACAGCATAGTGGTACTGGACGAACCCAGTACGGGCCTGCATCCCGCCGATACAGAAAGACTGCTCGCGCTTTTTAACAAACTCGTCAACGCCGGGCACACGCTGATTGTCATTGAACATAATTTAGACATCATCGCCTGCGCCGACTGGATCATCGATATGGGACCCGGCGCCGGCAAAGACGGCGGTCAGCTTACCTTCGAAGGGACTGTGTCCGACCTCCTGCAACAGGCACATACGCCTACAGCCGATTATCTGCGCAAATACCTGGAACGCGGCAACAAAAAAACATCGCAATAA
- a CDS encoding thioesterase II family protein: MINLFCFPFVGGDAGAYESLRVHAGDEVNIITLELPGRGARYADPLIDDIQLLAEDCYRQLSGKLSAPFAFFGHSMGALLAYLLTRKLAAMRQPPPAYLFVSGFGGPSVAMTAARRQVAVGEEWKRKMYEVMQVPLSVLNSETFWAVYEPIIRTDLLMFKKYDYEPDVPFNIPISVFIGTEDDVTIAEAGAWQRETGSPVTIHLFSGKHHFWKDHTGEIMTMIRQKLMEIKQH; the protein is encoded by the coding sequence ATGATTAACCTGTTTTGTTTCCCCTTTGTTGGCGGGGATGCCGGCGCCTATGAAAGCCTGCGTGTACATGCAGGCGATGAGGTGAATATTATTACCCTTGAGCTGCCGGGAAGAGGCGCCCGTTATGCTGACCCACTCATTGATGACATACAGCTGCTGGCGGAAGACTGCTACCGGCAACTGTCCGGAAAGCTGTCCGCGCCATTCGCTTTTTTCGGGCACAGCATGGGCGCCCTGCTGGCCTACCTGCTTACAAGGAAACTGGCAGCGATGCGCCAACCACCGCCTGCATATCTTTTTGTATCGGGCTTCGGAGGACCTTCCGTGGCCATGACGGCCGCCCGCAGGCAAGTCGCCGTTGGCGAAGAGTGGAAGCGAAAAATGTATGAGGTAATGCAGGTCCCCCTGTCTGTTTTAAACAGCGAAACGTTCTGGGCGGTATATGAGCCCATCATTCGCACCGACCTTCTCATGTTTAAAAAATATGACTATGAACCAGACGTTCCGTTCAACATTCCGATTTCGGTTTTCATTGGTACCGAAGATGACGTTACCATCGCGGAAGCTGGCGCCTGGCAACGGGAAACCGGCAGCCCTGTAACAATACATCTTTTCAGCGGCAAGCATCATTTCTGGAAAGACCACACCGGTGAAATCATGACCATGATCCGGCAAAAGCTAATGGAAATAAAACAGCATTAA
- a CDS encoding NAD(P)/FAD-dependent oxidoreductase — protein MFTQDTPSSDYLFDVIICGGGLAGQTLARQLKLSHPSLSVLMIIKSAMPLAANDFKVGESTVEVSAFYLSETLRLTDYFRNNHYRKFGFRYFLGNGSDIPANRPEVGLSSYPPYDSYQIDRGVLENDLYYMNLHADVHIITNATVKSIQLSDEGTPHTVVYQTEKEQLTKEIKGRWVVDASGRRQLIQRALQLSEPPETVCSSTWWRVKGRLDIDDLVPKTHREYYTRVARRSRFFSTTHLHNQGYWVWLIPLSSANTSVGIVTTESIHPFETYNTFDKSMQWLSIHEPVLYQHMKQFEVLDFLKMRNYSYGSRQLFSVNRWACTGEAGLFTDPYYSPGSNFIAFENTMITKMITDDVNNDDSWKTQVDAYNDFLINMNKWLTKSIQSSYTYFHLDIVMALSFIWDVAAGWSFISPRMFNSIYLDTTATAYLKATSLRFFTIAYNVENFFNEWKTQTPDTYTFDFINYLSVPFLRDIYNRNLKSGKTTTQLKAEFEQNLRDLEMFAQVLFWIALEDVHPEMTALIKEKPWLNASAISLDTASWKERRLFEPDTPPADITGVYHQLKSLFRKREQDNSSIEEDFNYSFR, from the coding sequence ATGTTTACTCAGGACACTCCCTCCTCCGACTACCTGTTTGATGTAATCATCTGCGGTGGCGGACTAGCCGGACAAACACTGGCACGGCAACTCAAACTAAGCCACCCCTCCCTTTCCGTGCTGATGATCATCAAGTCAGCAATGCCGCTTGCCGCAAACGACTTTAAAGTAGGCGAATCTACCGTAGAGGTTTCCGCCTTCTATCTCAGTGAAACATTAAGGTTAACCGACTATTTCCGGAACAACCACTACCGGAAATTCGGGTTCCGCTACTTTCTCGGAAACGGCAGCGACATTCCCGCTAACAGGCCCGAGGTAGGGCTCTCCTCCTATCCGCCATACGATTCCTACCAGATAGACAGAGGCGTCCTTGAGAATGACCTCTATTATATGAATCTGCATGCGGATGTCCATATTATCACCAACGCTACCGTAAAATCTATCCAGCTGTCAGATGAGGGCACACCGCACACGGTTGTTTATCAAACGGAAAAAGAACAGCTGACAAAAGAAATAAAAGGCCGTTGGGTGGTGGACGCCAGCGGAAGAAGGCAGCTTATTCAACGGGCGCTTCAATTGAGCGAGCCTCCCGAAACCGTCTGCAGCTCCACCTGGTGGCGCGTAAAAGGCAGACTGGACATAGACGACCTGGTACCTAAGACCCACCGTGAATACTACACGCGCGTAGCCCGCAGGTCCCGCTTTTTCTCCACCACGCACCTGCACAACCAAGGGTACTGGGTATGGCTGATCCCGCTGTCTTCCGCCAATACCAGCGTGGGAATCGTGACGACCGAATCCATTCATCCATTTGAAACCTACAACACTTTTGATAAATCCATGCAATGGCTCAGTATACATGAGCCGGTATTATACCAACATATGAAACAATTCGAAGTACTGGATTTTCTCAAAATGAGGAACTACAGTTATGGGTCAAGGCAGCTGTTTTCAGTCAACCGCTGGGCCTGTACCGGAGAAGCAGGGCTCTTTACAGATCCTTACTATTCTCCCGGTTCCAACTTTATCGCTTTTGAAAACACGATGATCACGAAAATGATCACAGATGATGTCAACAACGATGATAGCTGGAAAACACAGGTAGATGCCTACAACGATTTTTTAATCAATATGAATAAATGGCTCACAAAGTCTATTCAGTCATCCTACACTTACTTCCATCTGGATATTGTGATGGCACTCAGTTTCATATGGGATGTAGCAGCAGGATGGTCATTTATCAGTCCCAGGATGTTTAACAGCATCTACCTCGACACTACTGCCACCGCCTATCTGAAAGCGACCTCGCTCCGCTTTTTCACCATTGCCTACAACGTGGAAAATTTCTTCAATGAATGGAAAACGCAGACACCGGACACGTATACCTTTGATTTCATCAACTACCTCTCTGTTCCTTTCCTGCGGGACATATACAACCGTAACCTGAAATCGGGGAAGACCACTACCCAGCTAAAAGCCGAGTTCGAGCAAAACCTGCGCGACCTGGAAATGTTTGCGCAAGTGCTGTTCTGGATAGCCCTGGAAGACGTACATCCGGAGATGACGGCCTTAATAAAAGAAAAGCCCTGGCTAAATGCTTCGGCCATCAGCCTCGACACAGCCTCATGGAAAGAACGGCGGCTGTTTGAGCCGGATACGCCTCCGGCAGACATTACCGGCGTTTACCACCAGTTGAAATCATTGTTCCGTAAAAGGGAACAGGACAACAGCAGCATTGAGGAAGATTTTAATTATTCATTCAGATAA
- a CDS encoding tyrosine phenol-lyase produces the protein MQKSHRAEPYKIKMVEPIKKLTRSERERLIAAAGYNAFQLKAEEVYIDLLTDSGTGAMSDRQWAGLMMGDESYSGSRNFYNLEAAVQQYYGYRFVVPTHQGRGAEHLISRMLIRPGMYVPGNMYFASTRLHQELAGGIFKDVIVDEAHDPYSTHPFKGDVDLLKLEKLILETGAGNIAYLSLATTVNMAGGQPISLGNLQQVRQLTLQHGVRIIHDMARVAENAYMIQQHEPGHQHKTVAAIVKEICALTDGAVMSGKKDALVNIGGFLALNDQGLYEEAKNLVIVYEGMHTYGGMAGRDMEAMAIGIAESVEEEHIAYRVHQVHYLGDQLKDAGIPVVNPIGTHGVYLNAAAFLPHIPQVQFPAQALTVALYQEGGIRSVERGILSAGRNKETGDHHYPKLELVRLAIPRRVYTLAHLDMVAEAIMATFKNKDNIRGLEMVFEPKYMRFFQARFQQVQ, from the coding sequence ATGCAAAAATCCCATCGGGCGGAGCCCTACAAAATTAAAATGGTAGAACCCATAAAAAAACTTACCCGCAGTGAGCGCGAACGGCTGATTGCCGCCGCAGGGTACAATGCTTTCCAGTTAAAGGCGGAAGAGGTATATATCGATTTGCTGACCGACAGCGGTACCGGCGCAATGAGCGACCGCCAGTGGGCGGGCCTGATGATGGGTGATGAATCTTATTCGGGGAGCCGTAACTTCTACAACCTGGAAGCCGCTGTGCAGCAATACTACGGTTACCGGTTTGTAGTGCCTACCCACCAGGGCCGTGGTGCAGAGCACCTCATTTCCCGTATGCTTATCCGGCCGGGAATGTACGTTCCGGGAAACATGTACTTTGCTTCCACCCGTTTGCACCAGGAGCTGGCCGGTGGCATTTTTAAAGATGTGATCGTCGATGAAGCCCATGACCCTTATAGTACACATCCCTTTAAAGGTGATGTAGACCTGCTGAAACTTGAAAAGCTTATCCTTGAAACAGGCGCCGGCAACATTGCTTACCTGAGCCTCGCTACTACGGTCAACATGGCTGGCGGACAACCGATATCCCTTGGCAACCTGCAGCAGGTCAGGCAGCTCACTCTGCAACACGGGGTCCGCATCATACACGATATGGCGCGCGTAGCTGAGAATGCCTATATGATACAACAACATGAACCGGGTCACCAGCATAAGACGGTGGCTGCTATCGTAAAAGAAATCTGCGCACTCACAGACGGAGCTGTTATGAGCGGCAAGAAAGACGCGCTTGTAAATATCGGCGGATTCCTGGCATTAAATGATCAGGGGCTTTATGAAGAAGCCAAAAATCTCGTGATCGTATATGAAGGCATGCATACCTACGGCGGCATGGCCGGACGTGATATGGAAGCCATGGCCATCGGCATAGCCGAGTCTGTGGAAGAAGAACATATTGCTTACCGTGTGCACCAGGTACATTATCTCGGTGATCAGCTGAAGGATGCAGGCATCCCTGTGGTAAATCCCATCGGTACCCATGGCGTATATCTCAATGCTGCTGCTTTTCTCCCGCATATTCCCCAGGTTCAGTTTCCCGCACAGGCGCTGACCGTGGCACTTTACCAGGAAGGCGGTATCCGTTCCGTGGAAAGGGGTATTTTATCAGCAGGCCGCAACAAAGAAACCGGAGATCATCATTATCCCAAACTGGAACTCGTTCGCCTCGCAATACCAAGACGGGTATACACGCTCGCACATTTGGATATGGTAGCGGAAGCGATCATGGCGACCTTCAAAAACAAGGATAACATCAGGGGCCTTGAGATGGTTTTTGAGCCCAAATACATGCGCTTCTTCCAGGCCCGCTTCCAACAGGTACAATAG
- a CDS encoding MarR family winged helix-turn-helix transcriptional regulator, producing MEKAQKAFFDTYTDFQCYVIAQVNNGDYNGIGATHYNMVEYLYRNGPATGKTLAQKFHISAPAISRHVKILLEKKLIVQQQSPQDRRLFLLEVTAKGKHLVDGSENQRHSVTTRISSMLPKNELEQFTRILRKVVDVLKEEE from the coding sequence ATGGAGAAAGCGCAAAAAGCCTTTTTTGATACCTATACCGATTTCCAATGTTACGTGATCGCTCAGGTCAACAACGGCGACTATAACGGTATAGGGGCTACGCACTACAACATGGTGGAATACCTCTACCGCAACGGTCCCGCCACGGGCAAAACACTGGCGCAGAAATTCCATATCAGCGCCCCCGCCATCTCCCGCCATGTAAAAATACTGCTGGAAAAAAAACTGATCGTCCAGCAACAAAGTCCGCAGGACCGCCGCCTCTTCCTGCTGGAAGTGACCGCCAAAGGAAAACACCTGGTCGACGGGTCGGAAAACCAGCGCCACAGCGTCACCACCCGCATCAGCAGCATGCTTCCCAAAAATGAACTGGAACAGTTTACCCGCATCCTGCGGAAAGTAGTAGACGTGCTGAAGGAAGAAGAATAG
- a CDS encoding helix-turn-helix domain-containing protein has protein sequence MKIKRIAPADFECRYMTAVPPVFKTRDTPLQIFDIRETAAFISLPTPLYRPDYNFIVHLTKGTASQQVDAAVKHISPHDVLFVKNGNVTALLETSDDVEGYVVIFEDSTLRHLLSKEKLVRLFSAGTVIPLPDEASHWLTPLFMLLAREIYQPAPDLEICYSLFQAALLKIIAADKGQHKSVNRSSEITFAFKELVYKHHVEERSVAFYVDKLAVSVNYLNRCVQQTLGTAPKEWINKVNIQHSQLLLQDFTKDIAAVAFELNYEDPGYFGRLFKKITRLTPSEYRASLMQSLS, from the coding sequence ATGAAAATAAAAAGGATCGCCCCCGCTGATTTTGAATGCCGGTATATGACGGCCGTGCCGCCGGTCTTCAAAACAAGGGACACGCCGCTGCAAATATTCGATATCCGGGAAACAGCTGCATTCATCAGCCTGCCTACGCCGCTCTACCGGCCGGACTACAACTTTATCGTTCACCTCACCAAAGGCACTGCCAGTCAACAGGTAGATGCCGCGGTAAAACACATCTCCCCTCATGATGTGCTCTTTGTAAAAAACGGTAATGTGACTGCCCTGCTGGAAACCAGCGACGACGTGGAAGGATATGTAGTGATCTTTGAAGACAGTACCCTCCGTCATCTGTTGTCCAAAGAAAAACTGGTCCGCCTGTTCAGCGCCGGTACTGTCATTCCCTTACCCGATGAGGCCAGCCACTGGCTTACCCCGCTTTTTATGCTGCTGGCGCGGGAAATATACCAGCCTGCCCCCGATTTGGAAATATGTTATTCCCTCTTTCAGGCCGCCCTTCTCAAAATCATCGCTGCCGACAAAGGACAGCATAAATCGGTCAACCGCAGCAGCGAAATCACATTCGCTTTTAAGGAACTGGTATACAAACACCATGTGGAAGAAAGATCTGTCGCTTTTTATGTAGATAAACTGGCTGTCTCCGTGAATTACCTCAACCGTTGCGTGCAGCAAACATTAGGCACTGCGCCGAAGGAGTGGATCAATAAAGTGAATATCCAGCACAGTCAGCTGTTGCTGCAGGATTTCACCAAAGACATCGCCGCTGTGGCGTTTGAACTGAACTATGAAGATCCAGGTTATTTCGGCCGTCTTTTTAAGAAGATCACCCGCCTTACACCTTCCGAATACCGCGCATCCCTGATGCAAAGTTTGTCCTGA